The Vibrio chagasii genome includes a region encoding these proteins:
- a CDS encoding heme biosynthesis protein HemY, producing MIRLIFLFLVLGAGLFVGTQFSGQQGYVLISIANKTIEMSVTTMAIFVTVLLAALFGLEYLFKKLIYASSTTWNWFSVRKLKRSRRYTNEGIIKLLEGDWKGAEKKVTRWANHHDMPLLCYLVASQAAHEQGNTAERDKYIELASQQDDSLLAVELTKAKQQISESNYEAAFDTLSNIKGSHPNNTAVLGLLKATYMQLKLWQPLLELTPKLAKNKLLTSDEQRELEQKAQCGLLHDVAQQQGSEGLISHWNKLPRKQKQSSHLVSCFVKQLIARKADAEAFTVIKENIAKTGSNELYMLLPELNLADHHPVVVMLERAISKDNNNAEAHSALAQFYLREQKWAEAQSHFEKALALRSNVSDYGYLSDALEKQNLTKAAHEVSRKALALIQPA from the coding sequence ATGATTCGTTTGATTTTTCTTTTCCTTGTACTCGGTGCGGGTCTGTTTGTCGGTACTCAGTTTTCAGGTCAACAAGGTTATGTGCTGATATCAATTGCCAATAAGACGATTGAGATGAGTGTGACAACAATGGCTATCTTTGTGACTGTCCTTTTGGCTGCACTGTTTGGCTTAGAGTACCTATTTAAGAAGCTTATTTACGCTAGCTCAACAACTTGGAACTGGTTCAGTGTTCGTAAACTTAAGCGCTCTCGCCGTTATACCAATGAAGGCATAATCAAGCTTCTTGAAGGTGACTGGAAAGGTGCTGAGAAGAAAGTGACACGTTGGGCAAATCACCACGACATGCCTCTGCTTTGTTACCTAGTGGCCTCTCAAGCAGCGCATGAGCAAGGCAATACCGCTGAACGCGATAAATACATCGAACTGGCTAGCCAACAAGACGATTCTCTATTGGCCGTTGAGCTAACTAAAGCTAAACAACAGATCAGCGAATCAAACTACGAAGCCGCTTTCGATACGCTTTCAAATATTAAAGGTTCGCACCCGAACAACACTGCAGTCCTGGGCTTACTAAAAGCGACCTACATGCAGCTTAAGTTATGGCAACCATTGCTGGAACTAACGCCTAAGCTCGCTAAAAACAAGCTCCTAACATCAGATGAGCAGCGTGAACTAGAGCAGAAAGCACAATGTGGTTTGCTTCACGACGTCGCACAACAACAAGGCAGCGAAGGCTTAATCAGCCACTGGAATAAGCTTCCAAGAAAACAGAAGCAAAGCTCACACCTTGTCTCTTGCTTTGTAAAACAACTGATCGCACGCAAAGCCGATGCAGAGGCTTTCACTGTAATCAAAGAGAACATCGCTAAAACGGGTTCAAACGAGCTCTACATGCTACTTCCAGAGCTGAATCTTGCTGATCACCATCCAGTAGTTGTGATGCTAGAGCGCGCTATCAGCAAAGATAACAATAATGCAGAAGCACACAGTGCATTAGCTCAGTTCTACCTAAGAGAGCAAAAATGGGCAGAAGCGCAAAGCCATTTCGAAAAAGCACTAGCACTTCGCTCTAATGTTTCTGATTACGGATATCTGTCTGATGCACTAGAGAAGCAGAACTTAACCAAAGCAGCCCACGAGGTTTCTCGTAAGGCACTCGCTCTAATTCAACCAGCTTAA